A genomic stretch from Hemibagrus wyckioides isolate EC202008001 linkage group LG02, SWU_Hwy_1.0, whole genome shotgun sequence includes:
- the kcnj12b gene encoding ATP-sensitive inward rectifier potassium channel 12 has protein sequence MSVGKTPRYNVVSSSEEDVHHHGNMPALGNGFGNGKIQTRRKPRSRFVNKTGQCNVSFTHMEEQSQRYLADIFTTCVDIRWRWMFFLFSLAFILSWLVFGFIFWLIALVHGDFDRTSSEEFTPCIMQVNSFVAAFLFSVETQTTIGYGFRCVTEECPLAVFMVVVQSILGCIIDAFMIGAIMAKMARPKKRAQTLLFSHNAVIAMRDGKLSLMWRVGNLRKSHIVEAHVRAQLIKPRVTEEGEYIPLDQIDINVGYDKGIDRIFLVSPLTIIHEINEESPLFGISKQDLISEDFEIVVILEGMVEATAMTAQVRSSYLSSEILWGHRFEPVVFEEKNHYKVDFTHFHKTYEVPSTPSCSAKDIEDSKSLHSSSNFCYENELAFSREEDEEDGIRGILGTEMETLSASLNSDQRSHHKESEI, from the coding sequence ATGAGTGTGGGAAAGACCCCTCGCTACAACGTCGTGTCATCGTCGGAGGAGGACGTCCATCACCACGGCAACATGCCTGCCCTCGGCAATGGCTTTGGAAATGGTAAGATCCAGACGCGGCGAAAGCCACGCAGCCGCTTCGTTAACAAAACCGGACAGTGTAACGTCAGCTTTACACATATGGAAGAGCAATCACAGCGCTACTTGGCCGACATCTTCACGACCTGCGTGGACATCCGTTGGCGCtggatgttttttctcttctctctcgcTTTCATTCTGTCCTGGCTGGTGTTCGGTTTCATTTTCTGGCTCATTGCTCTCGTACATGGCGACTTTGACAGAACCTCCAGTGAAGAGTTCACACCCTGTATCATGCAGGTCAACAGTTTTGTGGCAGCCTTTCTGTTCTCGGTCGAGACTCAGACCACGATTGGTTACGGCTTCCGCTGCGTGACTGAAGAGTGTCCGCTGGCTGTATTTATGGTTGTTGTACAGTCTATTTTGGGTTGCATCATAGACGCTTTCATGATAGGTGCCATCATGGCCAAAATGGCCCGACCCAAAAAGCGTGCACAGACGTTGCTATTTTCGCACAACGCCGTCATCGCGATGCGTGACGGAAAGCTGTCCTTGATGTGGCGCGTTGGAAACCTGCGAAAAAGTCACATCGTGGAGGCTCACGTCCGAGCACAGCTGATCAAGCCCAGAGTGACGGAAGAGGGCGAGTACATCCCGCTTGACCAGATTGACATCAATGTTGGCTACGACAAAGGAATCGATCGTATCTTCCTTGTCTCTCCTCTGACCATCATCCATGAGATAAACGAGGAGAGCCCACTGTTTGGAATCAGCAAACAGGATCTGATCAGTGAAGACTTTGAGATCGTGGTGATCCTCGAGGGGATGGTTGAAGCCACAGCGATGACCGCTCAGGTGCGCAGCTCTTACCTGTCCAGCGAAATCTTATGGGGGCATCGCTTCGAGCCAGTAGTGTTTGAGGAGAAGAACCACTACAAGGTAGACTTTACGCACTTCCACAAGACTTATGAGGTGCCCTCTACACCATCCTGCAGCGCCAAAGACATTGAGGACAGCAAGTCCTTGCACTCTAGCTCTAATTTCTGTTACGAGAACGAGTTGGCGTTCAGCAGGGAGGAAGACGAGGAGGATGGTATAAGGGGAATTTTGGGGACTGAGATGGAAACCCTATCAGCCAGCCTGAACTCTGACCAGAGATCGCACCATAAAGAGTCTGAGATATGA